A single genomic interval of Nostoc commune NIES-4072 harbors:
- a CDS encoding response regulator translates to MPIEVLLVEDNPGDAQLTRIALEESKISIHLNVVEDGVEAMAFLRKQEKYVKAAHPDIVLLDLNLPRKDGREVLAEIKGDENLKRIPVVILTTSQAEEDILKAYNLCANCYITKPVDFDQFVKIVQSIENFWFAIVKLPPE, encoded by the coding sequence ATGCCTATTGAGGTTTTGTTGGTAGAGGACAATCCTGGCGATGCTCAACTTACACGCATCGCCCTGGAAGAAAGCAAAATCTCGATTCACTTGAATGTGGTCGAGGATGGTGTAGAGGCAATGGCATTCTTGCGAAAGCAGGAAAAATATGTCAAAGCAGCCCATCCAGATATTGTCCTGCTCGATTTAAATCTCCCCAGAAAAGATGGGCGAGAAGTACTAGCAGAAATTAAAGGAGATGAAAACCTCAAGCGAATTCCTGTGGTAATTTTGACGACTTCGCAAGCTGAAGAAGACATCCTCAAAGCCTATAATTTATGTGCAAACTGTTATATAACTAAGCCCGTAGATTTCGATCAATTCGTTAAAATTGTACAATCAATAGAAAATTTTTGGTTTGCGATCGTAAAACTGCCACCGGAGTAG
- a CDS encoding hybrid sensor histidine kinase/response regulator: MAGKNIKVLLVEDNPGDVFLLQEFLKEVTTVVVDLSPVERLSEALNYLAKEPFDVILLDLSLPDSQGLETFVIAHHQAKATPIIVLTGINDETLAIRAMQEGAQDYLVKGQVTGDLLVRSMRYAIERQRADNALRQSEERFRVALKNSPIFVYNQDCELRYTWVYNPSYGLTVEEILGKQDLDIIPVEDAQRLTTIKRRVLTTGIGTREEVSITIKDTTRYYDLTVEPLRNESQEVVGVTCASIDISERQAALREQQAALRERKLAEEKIREQAALLDVTTDAICLRDLNNKIIFWNKGAETLYGWKATEARGQNASELLYDEFSPEMEAALLQVVSKGKWQGELTKLTKMDKEILVASRWSLVCDEQGKPKSILTVDTDITEKKHLEAQLFRAQRLESIGTLASGIAHDLNNILTPILAGAQLLPLKFPNADERTRHLLEILEINARRGADLVKQVLSFARGVEGKRITLQLRHIIVELGKILKETFPKSIEISTDVPQDLWMVSGDSTQLHQVLMNLCVNARDAMPNGGSLSIYAENLLIDQNYARMNLEAKEGPYTVVTVSDTGSGIPREILDRIFEPFFTTKDVGQGTGLGLSTVLGIVKSHGGFVNVYSEVGSGTSFKVYLPAVGGMETLTPEELPLQTGHGELILIVDDEAAIQEITRTSLEAHNYKILVASDGIEAIALYAKNRDKISAVLMDIMLPSLDGITAIRTLRKINPQARIIASSGLMSDKKLSALTKIGINIFLPKPYTVNELLLSLEKVLS, from the coding sequence ATGGCAGGTAAAAATATTAAAGTCTTATTAGTAGAAGATAACCCTGGCGATGTCTTTTTATTACAAGAGTTTTTAAAGGAAGTTACTACAGTTGTAGTTGATTTGTCGCCCGTTGAGCGACTTTCTGAAGCACTCAACTACTTAGCTAAAGAACCTTTTGATGTAATTTTGTTAGACCTCTCGCTGCCAGATAGCCAGGGACTAGAAACTTTTGTCATCGCTCACCATCAAGCAAAAGCCACTCCGATAATTGTGCTGACGGGTATAAACGACGAAACCCTAGCAATTAGAGCAATGCAAGAAGGAGCGCAAGATTATTTGGTGAAAGGGCAAGTAACTGGCGACTTGCTGGTGCGCTCAATGCGTTATGCTATTGAACGGCAACGAGCAGACAATGCACTGCGCCAGAGCGAGGAACGATTTCGGGTGGCCCTGAAAAACTCTCCCATCTTCGTCTACAACCAAGATTGCGAGTTACGGTACACCTGGGTTTACAACCCCTCTTATGGATTGACTGTTGAAGAAATATTGGGCAAACAAGATTTAGATATTATCCCAGTTGAAGATGCTCAACGTCTCACCACAATTAAACGTAGAGTGTTAACCACTGGCATAGGAACGCGAGAGGAAGTATCAATAACAATCAAAGATACAACTCGATATTACGATTTGACAGTTGAGCCATTGCGGAACGAATCGCAAGAAGTTGTTGGCGTGACATGCGCCAGTATTGATATTAGCGAAAGACAAGCCGCACTGCGCGAACAGCAAGCTGCGCTACGCGAACGCAAATTGGCAGAAGAAAAAATCCGCGAACAAGCAGCATTACTTGATGTTACCACAGATGCCATTTGCCTACGAGATTTAAACAATAAAATTATCTTCTGGAACAAAGGCGCAGAAACACTTTACGGTTGGAAAGCGACAGAAGCTCGTGGCCAAAATGCTAGTGAGCTTTTGTATGACGAATTTTCACCAGAAATGGAAGCGGCTTTATTACAAGTTGTTAGTAAAGGAAAGTGGCAGGGCGAGTTAACTAAACTTACTAAAATGGACAAAGAAATCCTTGTTGCTAGTCGCTGGAGTCTGGTGTGCGATGAACAAGGGAAACCCAAATCAATTCTCACCGTTGACACAGATATTACCGAGAAAAAACACCTAGAAGCCCAATTGTTTCGCGCCCAACGCCTGGAAAGTATTGGCACTTTAGCTAGTGGCATTGCTCATGACCTCAACAATATCCTGACACCGATTTTAGCAGGAGCGCAATTATTACCGCTCAAGTTTCCTAATGCAGATGAGCGAACTCGTCATCTACTAGAAATTTTGGAAATCAACGCTAGACGCGGTGCTGATTTAGTCAAACAGGTGCTATCCTTTGCGCGGGGTGTAGAAGGGAAGCGAATCACTTTGCAACTCAGACATATAATTGTGGAACTTGGCAAGATTCTCAAAGAGACATTTCCCAAATCCATAGAAATCAGCACTGATGTACCACAGGATTTGTGGATGGTTTCTGGAGATAGCACACAACTGCATCAAGTGCTGATGAACCTCTGCGTTAACGCCCGCGATGCTATGCCCAATGGCGGTAGTTTGAGTATTTATGCTGAGAATCTGTTGATTGACCAAAATTATGCTCGAATGAACCTAGAAGCCAAAGAGGGGCCTTACACAGTGGTTACTGTCTCCGATACTGGAAGTGGGATACCTAGAGAAATCTTAGATAGAATTTTCGAGCCATTCTTTACTACAAAAGATGTAGGACAAGGCACTGGTTTAGGACTTTCCACCGTACTGGGCATAGTTAAAAGTCACGGAGGTTTTGTGAATGTGTATAGCGAAGTGGGAAGTGGCACTAGCTTTAAGGTTTACTTGCCAGCAGTGGGGGGAATGGAAACACTCACTCCAGAAGAATTGCCACTACAGACAGGACATGGAGAATTAATTTTGATTGTGGATGATGAAGCTGCCATTCAAGAGATTACCAGAACATCACTAGAAGCTCACAATTATAAAATCTTAGTTGCCAGTGATGGCATTGAGGCGATCGCGCTGTACGCTAAAAATAGGGACAAAATTAGTGCTGTACTAATGGATATTATGCTGCCCTCGCTGGATGGTATAACTGCCATCCGTACCCTGCGAAAAATCAACCCCCAAGCCAGAATTATTGCCAGCAGTGGACTCATGTCTGACAAGAAGCTCAGTGCATTAACTAAGATTGGTATCAATATCTTTTTGCCGAAGCCCTATACTGTCAACGAATTATTGCTTTCTTTAGAGAAAGTACTATCTTGA
- a CDS encoding GAF domain-containing protein, producing the protein MKAEQIDTEMARLEALRQYQILDTEPEEAYDNLAQLAAFICGTPISLVNFIDENRQWFKAKVGLNVSEMPRTVGLSYLCQERRNVVVVPDTLADEKLANNAVVIGYPHVRFYAGVPLITPKGDMLGTLCVIDQVPRELNQEQVEALVALSRLVIDQLELRRHVTEVSQVTEKLMAHQQAAHAESESARIRIANLLESITDAFFALDKKWRFTYINGQAELLLQKTQNELLGQSIWEVFPELIDTTFHREYQRAMLEQVSVEFEEFYQPLNCWLQVHAYPAKDGLSVYFQDITERRRTAEALRESEERWQLALNGNNDGIWDWNLKTNEVFFSTRWKEMLGYKDHEVSDGWDEWTKLIHPDERDWVLQVFQDHFAKKIPFYVCEYRVQCQDGSYKWILDRGQALWDASGDIVRMVGSYTDITDRKQADEELKRQNLRSQLFAEITLKIRESLQINKILQTTVTEVQKLLQADRVLIFQIEPDGSGTVVQEAVLPGWPVILGKNIFDPCFKEEYIERYRQGRVSAMEDIQAAHIQPCHREFLQQFAVRANLVVPILVRESIWGLLLAHQCSAPRRWNNFETELLKQLANQIGIALSQAQLLEKETQQSQELARSNAELEQFAYVASHDLQEPLRMVTSYLQLLERRYKNQLDTNADQFINYAVDGARRMQTLINDLLNYSRVSTRGQPFIPVNCSIVLEQAIANLQIAISDSKAIITHDPLPEVMADVTQLIQVFQNLIGNAIKFCRHQQPQIHIGVAKPNGNLDGESLNVIPSVDEWLFWVRDNGIGLESQYAERIFIIFQRLHGRDKYPGTGIGLAICKKIIERHGGRIWVESKLGEGSTFYFTIPDRAGKQSWAS; encoded by the coding sequence ATGAAAGCTGAACAAATTGATACAGAAATGGCAAGGCTAGAAGCCCTCCGCCAGTATCAAATTCTTGACACCGAACCGGAAGAAGCTTACGACAATCTTGCTCAGTTAGCGGCATTTATTTGTGGTACGCCTATATCTTTGGTAAATTTCATTGATGAAAACCGTCAATGGTTTAAGGCAAAAGTAGGTTTAAATGTATCAGAAATGCCTCGGACTGTGGGCTTATCTTACCTTTGCCAAGAGCGGCGTAATGTTGTAGTAGTTCCTGATACCCTAGCTGATGAAAAATTGGCAAATAATGCGGTAGTAATTGGCTATCCCCATGTACGGTTTTATGCAGGTGTACCCTTAATTACTCCCAAGGGAGATATGCTGGGTACTCTGTGTGTAATTGACCAAGTTCCACGGGAATTGAACCAAGAACAAGTGGAGGCGCTTGTGGCTTTGAGTCGGTTGGTAATCGACCAACTAGAACTCAGACGTCATGTAACTGAGGTATCTCAAGTTACCGAGAAACTAATGGCGCACCAGCAAGCAGCACACGCCGAGTCTGAATCGGCTAGAATCCGCATTGCTAATTTGCTCGAAAGCATCACTGATGCGTTTTTTGCTTTAGATAAAAAGTGGCGATTCACCTACATTAATGGTCAAGCAGAATTACTGTTGCAAAAAACCCAGAATGAATTATTAGGTCAAAGCATCTGGGAGGTCTTTCCAGAACTCATAGACACAACATTCCATCGTGAGTATCAGAGGGCAATGTTAGAACAGGTGAGTGTGGAATTTGAGGAGTTTTATCAGCCACTAAACTGCTGGCTTCAAGTCCACGCTTATCCTGCAAAAGACGGTTTGTCTGTTTATTTCCAAGACATTACTGAACGACGGCGAACAGCAGAAGCACTACGGGAGAGTGAAGAACGCTGGCAATTAGCATTAAATGGTAATAATGATGGTATTTGGGATTGGAACCTCAAGACTAATGAAGTGTTCTTCTCAACTCGGTGGAAAGAAATGCTCGGTTATAAAGACCACGAAGTTTCCGACGGTTGGGATGAATGGACGAAACTAATCCACCCCGATGAGCGAGATTGGGTACTTCAAGTCTTCCAAGACCACTTTGCCAAGAAAATACCGTTTTACGTCTGTGAATATCGAGTCCAATGCCAAGACGGCAGCTATAAATGGATTCTAGATCGAGGACAGGCACTTTGGGACGCATCGGGTGATATAGTGCGGATGGTGGGTTCTTATACAGATATCACAGATCGCAAGCAGGCAGATGAAGAATTAAAGCGGCAGAATTTACGATCGCAATTATTTGCTGAAATCACCCTGAAAATTCGAGAATCTTTACAAATAAACAAAATCCTTCAAACCACTGTTACTGAAGTACAAAAACTACTACAAGCTGACCGAGTTTTAATTTTTCAAATAGAGCCTGATGGTTCGGGAACAGTAGTGCAAGAGGCGGTGCTACCTGGTTGGCCGGTAATTTTAGGAAAAAATATTTTTGACCCCTGTTTTAAGGAAGAATACATAGAAAGATATCGCCAGGGCAGAGTCAGTGCGATGGAAGACATTCAAGCTGCTCATATTCAACCATGCCATCGAGAATTTCTTCAGCAGTTTGCTGTCAGGGCTAACCTCGTAGTGCCAATTCTCGTCAGGGAAAGCATTTGGGGCTTGTTGCTGGCTCATCAGTGTTCTGCACCTCGACGATGGAATAACTTTGAGACGGAGTTGTTAAAGCAACTAGCTAACCAAATTGGGATTGCTTTATCTCAAGCGCAACTATTAGAAAAAGAAACTCAGCAAAGTCAAGAACTCGCTCGTTCCAATGCGGAATTGGAACAGTTTGCTTATGTAGCTTCCCATGACTTACAAGAGCCTTTGCGGATGGTAACGAGTTATTTACAACTATTAGAGCGAAGATACAAAAATCAACTTGATACTAATGCTGACCAGTTTATCAACTATGCAGTAGATGGGGCGCGGCGGATGCAGACGCTGATAAATGATTTGTTGAATTATTCTCGCGTTAGTACCCGTGGACAGCCCTTTATACCCGTAAATTGTAGTATTGTCTTAGAACAAGCGATCGCTAATCTGCAAATTGCCATCTCTGACAGTAAAGCAATTATCACTCACGATCCTCTACCTGAAGTAATGGCTGATGTTACCCAATTGATACAAGTATTTCAAAACCTGATTGGCAATGCAATCAAATTTTGCCGTCATCAGCAGCCACAAATTCACATCGGCGTAGCGAAGCCAAATGGAAATCTAGATGGGGAAAGTTTAAATGTTATACCGTCGGTAGATGAATGGTTATTCTGGGTACGCGATAATGGTATTGGTTTAGAATCCCAGTATGCTGAACGTATTTTTATAATTTTTCAGCGATTGCACGGTAGAGATAAGTATCCGGGTACTGGAATTGGTCTGGCAATTTGTAAAAAAATTATAGAACGCCACGGCGGCCGGATCTGGGTTGAGTCAAAACTGGGTGAAGGCTCGACTTTCTACTTCACAATTCCAGATAGAGCAGGTAAGCAATCGTGGGCATCATAA
- a CDS encoding DUF29 family protein: MCDECYKNAHKNMSKEYETKFPDDCPFPNNIETLLNDSFWCC, encoded by the coding sequence ATATGTGATGAATGTTATAAAAATGCACATAAAAACATGAGTAAGGAATATGAAACAAAATTTCCTGATGATTGTCCTTTTCCTAATAATATAGAAACATTATTAAATGATAGTTTTTGGTGTTGTTGA
- a CDS encoding murein hydrolase activator EnvC family protein, giving the protein MRARFIRKKQIFGYLSIAFCCILWICLALIPAYATSTAPIDTLRQQQQEMNQQRQSVVNDRDRLTNLQQEAQKHLTGLKQNLQTTDSYIQESESRLQLATQRLQHLETDLAVAQRSYEERQIATVARLRYLQRSPASVGWAVLLESENISDFFSRRHQLKLVYQADEQILVKLNAQAKLINKQKTDVEQQKNEIALIREQLLAQKSDYQNQAESQSELVQRLNSDRLALEAAQNQLERESQNLEVLIQQKVAEARATEEAQAKTNSRTSVIIRGTGIMAYPSDASTSSPFGWRMHPILGYRRFHAGLDFAASYGSKIRAADSGRVIFAGWYGGYGRAVIIDHGNGLTTLYGHTSELYVSEGQAVERGQAIAAVGSTGFSTGPHLHFEVRHNGTPVDPANYL; this is encoded by the coding sequence ATGAGAGCGCGATTTATAAGAAAAAAGCAGATTTTTGGCTATTTATCTATTGCATTTTGCTGCATTTTGTGGATTTGTTTAGCATTAATTCCAGCCTACGCAACCTCCACAGCGCCTATTGATACTTTGCGACAACAGCAGCAAGAAATGAACCAGCAGCGCCAGAGTGTGGTTAACGATCGCGATCGCTTAACAAATCTTCAACAAGAGGCCCAAAAACACCTCACTGGCTTAAAACAAAATTTGCAAACTACAGATAGCTATATTCAAGAGAGCGAATCACGATTACAACTCGCTACCCAACGCCTCCAGCACTTGGAAACTGATTTAGCAGTAGCGCAACGTTCTTATGAAGAGCGGCAAATAGCAACAGTAGCACGATTGCGTTATCTCCAGCGATCGCCTGCATCTGTTGGATGGGCAGTTTTGCTCGAAAGTGAAAATATCAGCGACTTTTTCAGCCGTCGTCATCAGTTAAAGTTAGTGTATCAGGCAGACGAACAAATTTTGGTAAAACTCAATGCCCAAGCAAAGCTGATAAATAAACAAAAAACGGACGTAGAACAGCAAAAAAACGAAATTGCCTTGATTCGTGAGCAATTGTTAGCACAAAAATCCGATTATCAAAATCAGGCGGAGTCACAATCGGAATTGGTTCAACGTCTTAATAGCGATCGCCTAGCCTTAGAAGCAGCCCAAAACCAGCTAGAGAGGGAATCTCAAAATCTGGAAGTCTTAATTCAACAAAAGGTAGCAGAAGCTAGAGCAACAGAGGAGGCGCAAGCAAAAACTAACAGCCGGACAAGTGTGATCATTCGGGGAACTGGTATAATGGCATATCCTAGCGATGCTTCTACTAGCAGTCCCTTTGGCTGGCGGATGCACCCAATCCTTGGCTATCGTCGCTTTCATGCCGGGTTGGATTTTGCCGCTAGCTATGGTAGTAAAATTCGGGCAGCCGATTCGGGCAGAGTAATTTTTGCTGGGTGGTATGGTGGTTATGGCAGAGCAGTAATTATCGACCACGGCAATGGCCTTACTACACTGTACGGACATACCAGCGAGTTGTATGTTTCTGAAGGACAAGCAGTCGAACGCGGACAAGCGATCGCTGCTGTCGGTTCCACAGGTTTCTCAACTGGCCCCCACCTCCACTTTGAAGTCCGCCACAATGGTACACCGGTAGACCCAGCTAATTATCTTTGA
- a CDS encoding flavin-containing monooxygenase, translated as MEIKQICVIGAGISGLVTAKTFVQEGYNVTVFEKQKRLGGVWEKSRSYPGLTTQSTGDTYNFSDYPMPASYPEWPTAEDMRNYLNSYAQNFGVLERIRFQTEVTNVSRKTGERPGWVVTIRVKEGNGGETKEEKHEFDFVLVCNGIFSFPNLPSLPGKEEFAASGGRVLHSTEFNDASIIEGKRVVVVGFGKSACDIATLAANIAKKSTLVFRQPLWKVPRFFLGLVNLKYVLLTRFAEAWFPYRQMGRIERLLHTLGKPLVWAFWRTNEMVLRLQFGLDSCGILPEQPMNQANCQITIAPPDFFKYVHSGKIQAIKSSITKFIPDGVELANGQQLQADVVIFGTGFNQELPFLEEEYRQQIIDEDGNFNLYRYLIHPNIPQMGFVGYNSSFYCQLTSEVSAWWLLEYVKGNLLLPSPSEMYQEMAADIDWIKTQYNNVVARATCITSFSLRYADQLMEDMGANNQFSVWKEISQIMMPVDSSLYNKLRLELKSQRLKNVNDSPNQLTESL; from the coding sequence ATGGAAATCAAACAAATTTGCGTGATTGGGGCTGGAATCAGCGGTCTGGTAACAGCTAAAACTTTTGTCCAGGAAGGCTACAACGTTACTGTATTTGAGAAACAAAAAAGACTTGGTGGTGTTTGGGAAAAATCTCGAAGTTACCCAGGATTAACAACCCAGAGTACGGGTGACACATATAATTTTTCTGACTATCCCATGCCTGCATCCTACCCAGAGTGGCCGACAGCAGAGGATATGCGGAATTATCTAAATTCATACGCCCAGAATTTTGGAGTTCTTGAGAGAATTCGCTTCCAAACGGAAGTTACTAATGTCTCCCGAAAAACCGGAGAACGGCCAGGATGGGTAGTTACCATCAGAGTGAAGGAAGGTAATGGGGGTGAGACAAAAGAGGAAAAGCACGAATTTGACTTTGTGCTAGTCTGCAATGGAATATTTAGTTTCCCTAATTTACCTTCTTTGCCTGGTAAAGAAGAGTTCGCCGCATCTGGAGGACGAGTACTCCATTCTACTGAGTTTAACGATGCTTCAATCATTGAGGGTAAACGCGTAGTTGTAGTAGGTTTTGGCAAATCTGCCTGCGACATTGCGACTTTGGCGGCGAACATAGCCAAAAAATCCACCCTTGTCTTCCGTCAACCCCTGTGGAAGGTTCCTAGATTTTTCTTGGGTTTAGTAAACCTGAAGTATGTTTTATTAACCCGCTTTGCAGAAGCTTGGTTCCCCTACCGTCAGATGGGACGCATTGAAAGATTACTGCACACTCTGGGTAAGCCACTAGTGTGGGCTTTCTGGCGGACTAACGAGATGGTGCTACGTCTGCAATTCGGTCTTGATAGCTGCGGCATTTTACCCGAACAACCGATGAATCAGGCTAACTGTCAAATTACTATAGCTCCTCCAGATTTCTTTAAGTACGTACACTCTGGTAAAATTCAGGCAATTAAAAGCAGCATCACCAAGTTTATCCCTGATGGTGTGGAATTAGCCAATGGTCAGCAGTTGCAGGCAGATGTAGTAATTTTTGGTACAGGATTTAACCAGGAACTTCCTTTTCTCGAAGAAGAATATCGCCAACAGATAATCGATGAAGACGGTAATTTTAACCTTTACCGTTATCTGATTCATCCTAATATTCCACAGATGGGTTTTGTTGGCTATAACAGCAGTTTCTATTGTCAGTTGACATCAGAAGTTAGTGCTTGGTGGCTGCTGGAATATGTCAAAGGCAATTTGTTATTGCCTTCGCCTTCAGAAATGTATCAAGAAATGGCAGCAGATATAGATTGGATCAAAACTCAATACAATAATGTTGTAGCGAGGGCGACATGCATTACCTCGTTTTCCTTGCGTTATGCTGACCAACTCATGGAAGATATGGGTGCAAATAATCAGTTTAGTGTCTGGAAGGAAATTTCACAGATTATGATGCCTGTGGATTCATCCCTCTACAACAAACTTCGACTGGAATTAAAGTCGCAAAGACTGAAAAATGTTAATGATTCTCCTAACCAGTTAACCGAATCTTTGTGA
- the hisG gene encoding ATP phosphoribosyltransferase has translation MLTVALPKGELLKNSIRLLQSVGLDFSAFLDSGTRQLQIPDTKGVAKALLVRAHDVPVYVEYGQAQLGVVGYDVLREKQPQVAHLVDLQFGHCRMSVAVKASSSYRSPLDLPPHGRVASKYVNCAREYFHSLDLPVEIVPLYGSVELGPITGMSEAIVDLVSTGRTLRENGLIEIATLYESTARLIAHPLSYRINTGNLSDVIAKLREAVLVEV, from the coding sequence ATGCTGACTGTTGCATTGCCAAAAGGGGAACTCCTTAAAAATAGCATCCGCCTGCTACAATCTGTGGGATTAGATTTTAGTGCTTTTTTAGATTCAGGAACTCGCCAACTTCAAATTCCTGATACTAAGGGAGTCGCAAAAGCTTTGTTGGTGCGGGCGCATGATGTGCCTGTTTATGTGGAATATGGTCAGGCGCAACTGGGTGTTGTTGGTTACGATGTGTTGCGGGAGAAGCAGCCGCAAGTTGCCCACCTGGTAGATTTGCAGTTTGGGCATTGTCGGATGTCGGTGGCGGTAAAGGCATCTAGTTCTTACAGATCGCCTTTAGATTTACCACCGCATGGTAGAGTTGCTTCAAAATATGTAAATTGCGCTCGTGAATATTTTCACAGTCTAGATTTACCTGTGGAAATAGTGCCGTTGTATGGTTCAGTTGAATTAGGCCCGATTACTGGAATGTCAGAAGCGATCGTAGATTTGGTTTCTACAGGGCGGACTTTGCGCGAAAATGGTTTAATTGAAATTGCTACTCTCTATGAAAGCACGGCGCGGTTAATTGCCCATCCTTTGAGTTACCGCATAAACACGGGTAATCTAAGTGATGTGATTGCCAAGCTGCGAGAAGCCGTTTTGGTAGAGGTCTAA
- the rppA gene encoding two-component system response regulator RppA, whose protein sequence is MRILLVDDEIELTEPLSRLLTREGYIVDAAYDGTSGNEHAQAGSYDLLILDWMLPGKTGLEICQQLRRQGKTTPVLFLTAKDTLDDRVQGLDAGADDYLVKPFELRELLARVRALLRRSGSQTYETTTGRLTVADLELDCENQVAYRQGRIIELSQKESQLLQYFMEHTGQLMTHAQIMENLWQEEEQPSSNVIAALIRLLRRKIEVGKETTLIHTVYGKGYRFGASSVE, encoded by the coding sequence ATGAGAATTTTATTAGTTGATGATGAAATTGAACTAACTGAACCCTTGAGTCGCTTATTAACTCGTGAGGGTTACATTGTGGATGCCGCTTACGATGGCACAAGTGGCAACGAACATGCACAAGCAGGCAGTTATGACCTACTAATTTTAGATTGGATGCTCCCAGGAAAAACGGGGTTAGAAATTTGTCAGCAATTGCGACGCCAAGGCAAAACTACTCCCGTGCTGTTTCTCACAGCCAAAGATACTCTAGATGACCGCGTGCAAGGTTTAGATGCGGGTGCTGATGATTATTTAGTTAAACCTTTTGAACTGCGAGAGTTACTAGCGAGAGTCCGGGCTTTATTGCGTCGTTCCGGTTCCCAAACCTATGAAACCACCACTGGACGCTTAACCGTCGCTGATTTAGAACTTGATTGTGAAAATCAAGTAGCCTATCGCCAAGGAAGAATAATTGAGCTATCGCAAAAAGAAAGCCAGTTGCTGCAATATTTTATGGAACACACTGGACAACTAATGACTCATGCCCAGATTATGGAAAATTTGTGGCAAGAGGAAGAACAACCCAGTAGTAATGTGATTGCGGCATTAATTCGTTTGCTGCGTCGTAAGATTGAGGTAGGTAAAGAAACTACACTGATTCACACAGTCTACGGCAAAGGCTATCGTTTCGGTGCTTCCTCAGTGGAGTAA